A genomic stretch from Odocoileus virginianus isolate 20LAN1187 ecotype Illinois chromosome 25, Ovbor_1.2, whole genome shotgun sequence includes:
- the ABHD10 gene encoding palmitoyl-protein thioesterase ABHD10, mitochondrial isoform X1, producing MAGVGLASVAAWVPSRRWGWAAVTFGFRHGLSMLLARKTERAPQWFRACRHKTSVSFLSRPDLPNLAYKRLKGKSPGIIFIPGYISNMNGTKALAIEEFCKSLGHAYIRFDYSGVGNSDGNLEECTVGKWRKDVLSIIDGLAEGPQILVGSSLGGWLMFHAAIARPQKVAALVGVAAAVDGLVTQFNQLPVETKKEIEMKGVWPMPSKYSEEGVYRIQYSVIKEAEHHCLLHSPIPVTCPVRLLHGMKDDSVPWHTAVQVADRVVSTDVDVILRKNSDHRMKEKADIQLLVYTIDDLIDKLSTIVH from the exons ATGGCGGGGGTGGGCCTGGCTTCCGTGGCCGCTTGGGTACCTTCTCGCAGGTGGGGCTGGGCGGCAGTCACCTTCGGCTTCCGCCATGGTCTCAGCATGTTACTTGCACGGAAGACCGAGCGGGCGCCGCAGTGGTTCCGAG CTTGCAGACACAAGACATCAGTCTCTTTCCTTAGTCGACCAGACCTCCCAAACCTGGCTTATAAAAGGCTGAAAGGCAAAAGTCCAGGAATTATCTTCATCCCTGGCTATATTTCTAATATGAATGGTACAAAAGCATTGGCGATTGAGGAGTTTTGCAAATCTCTAGGTCACGCCTATATAAG GTTTGATTACTCAGGAGTTGGAAATTCAGATGGCAACTTAGAAGAATGCACAGTGGGCAAGTGGAGAAAAGATGTTCTTTCTATAATTGATGGCTTGGCTGAAGGGCCACAG ATCCTGGTTGGATCTAGCCTGGGTGGGTGGCTCATGTTTCACGCTGCGATCGCACGGCCACAGAAGGTTGCCGCTCTCGTCGGCGTGGCGGCGGCTGTGGATGGCCTGGTGACGCAGTTTAACCAGCTTCCTGTCGAG acaaaaaaggaaatagagatgAAAGGTGTGTGGCCCATGCCATCAAAATACAGTGAAGAAGGAGTTTACCGCATCCAGTACAGTGTCATTAAAGAAGCGGAGCATCACTGCCTGCTCCACAGCCCCATTCCTGTGACGTGTCCCGTGAGACTGCTCCACGGCATGAAGGACGACAGCGTACCGTGGCATACGGCTGTGCAGGTCGCTGACCGAGTAGTTAGCACAGACGTAGATGTCATCCTCCGGAAGAACAGTGATCACCGAATGAAGGAAAAAGCAGACATTCAACTTCTGGTTTACACTATTGATGACTTAATTGATAAGCTTTCAACCATAGTTCACTAG
- the ABHD10 gene encoding palmitoyl-protein thioesterase ABHD10, mitochondrial isoform X3 — protein MAGVGLASVAAWVPSRRWGWAAVTFGFRHGLSMLLARKTERAPQWFRACRHKTSVSFLSRPDLPNLAYKRLKGKSPGIIFIPGYISNMNGTKALAIEEFCKSLGHAYIRFDYSGVGNSDGNLEECTVGKWRKDVLSIIDGLAEGPQILVGSSLGGWLMFHAAIARPQKVAALVGVAAAVDGLVTQFNQLPVEMLNVLLLLNSPAIVSSASEP, from the exons ATGGCGGGGGTGGGCCTGGCTTCCGTGGCCGCTTGGGTACCTTCTCGCAGGTGGGGCTGGGCGGCAGTCACCTTCGGCTTCCGCCATGGTCTCAGCATGTTACTTGCACGGAAGACCGAGCGGGCGCCGCAGTGGTTCCGAG CTTGCAGACACAAGACATCAGTCTCTTTCCTTAGTCGACCAGACCTCCCAAACCTGGCTTATAAAAGGCTGAAAGGCAAAAGTCCAGGAATTATCTTCATCCCTGGCTATATTTCTAATATGAATGGTACAAAAGCATTGGCGATTGAGGAGTTTTGCAAATCTCTAGGTCACGCCTATATAAG GTTTGATTACTCAGGAGTTGGAAATTCAGATGGCAACTTAGAAGAATGCACAGTGGGCAAGTGGAGAAAAGATGTTCTTTCTATAATTGATGGCTTGGCTGAAGGGCCACAG ATCCTGGTTGGATCTAGCCTGGGTGGGTGGCTCATGTTTCACGCTGCGATCGCACGGCCACAGAAGGTTGCCGCTCTCGTCGGCGTGGCGGCGGCTGTGGATGGCCTGGTGACGCAGTTTAACCAGCTTCCTGTCGAG ATGCTTAATGTCCTCCTGCTGCTGAATTCTCCTGCCATTGTATCCTCTGCATCTGAACCTTGA
- the ABHD10 gene encoding palmitoyl-protein thioesterase ABHD10, mitochondrial isoform X2 → MAGVGLASVAAWVPSRRWGWAAVTFGFRHGLSMLLARKTERAPQWFRACRHKTSVSFLSRPDLPNLAYKRLKGKSPGIIFIPGYISNMNGTKALAIEEFCKSLGHAYIRFDYSGVGNSDGNLEECTVGKWRKDVLSIIDGLAEGPQTKKEIEMKGVWPMPSKYSEEGVYRIQYSVIKEAEHHCLLHSPIPVTCPVRLLHGMKDDSVPWHTAVQVADRVVSTDVDVILRKNSDHRMKEKADIQLLVYTIDDLIDKLSTIVH, encoded by the exons ATGGCGGGGGTGGGCCTGGCTTCCGTGGCCGCTTGGGTACCTTCTCGCAGGTGGGGCTGGGCGGCAGTCACCTTCGGCTTCCGCCATGGTCTCAGCATGTTACTTGCACGGAAGACCGAGCGGGCGCCGCAGTGGTTCCGAG CTTGCAGACACAAGACATCAGTCTCTTTCCTTAGTCGACCAGACCTCCCAAACCTGGCTTATAAAAGGCTGAAAGGCAAAAGTCCAGGAATTATCTTCATCCCTGGCTATATTTCTAATATGAATGGTACAAAAGCATTGGCGATTGAGGAGTTTTGCAAATCTCTAGGTCACGCCTATATAAG GTTTGATTACTCAGGAGTTGGAAATTCAGATGGCAACTTAGAAGAATGCACAGTGGGCAAGTGGAGAAAAGATGTTCTTTCTATAATTGATGGCTTGGCTGAAGGGCCACAG acaaaaaaggaaatagagatgAAAGGTGTGTGGCCCATGCCATCAAAATACAGTGAAGAAGGAGTTTACCGCATCCAGTACAGTGTCATTAAAGAAGCGGAGCATCACTGCCTGCTCCACAGCCCCATTCCTGTGACGTGTCCCGTGAGACTGCTCCACGGCATGAAGGACGACAGCGTACCGTGGCATACGGCTGTGCAGGTCGCTGACCGAGTAGTTAGCACAGACGTAGATGTCATCCTCCGGAAGAACAGTGATCACCGAATGAAGGAAAAAGCAGACATTCAACTTCTGGTTTACACTATTGATGACTTAATTGATAAGCTTTCAACCATAGTTCACTAG